Sequence from the Microbacterium faecale genome:
AAGCGCATCTGCGAGTCGTGCGAGGTGCGTTCACAGTGCCTCGAATACGCGCTGCAGAACGACGAGCGCTTCGGCATCTGGGGTGGCCTGTCCGAGCGGGAGCGTCGCCGTCTCAAGAAGGCGCAGCAACAGCAACAGGCGTCCTGACCGTCCCGCGCACGCCGGAACTGAGTGAGAGCTTCGCCCGGTGTGTCTGTGACGGGGTCCAGGCAGGCGAGCGCTTAGGCTGAGCGGGTCATGCCCGCCCCTGTCCAAGTCGTGCTCGTCACGCGATCCTCGCCCGCGGCCGCCAGTCGGTTCGAACGCGCACTCGCCGCGCTGCGCGCCCAGACGATGTCCATCGCCGGGCTGACGGTCGTCGTCTGCGGCGATACCGAGCCGTTGCGCGCGGCCGTCGACGCCTCGGGCGCCGACGTCGCGGTGCATGCCCCCGAGCGCGTCTCCTTCGCGGGCGCGGTCGAGACCGCACTCCCGCGCACCCCCGAGGGATGCCACATCTGGCTGCTCGACGACGCCGCCGTGCCCGAGCCCGATGCCCTCGCGCGCTTGACGGCGGCGCTCGAGCGTCAGCCCTCGGTGGCCATCGCCGCACCAAAGCTCGTGCGCGCGGGCGACCGGCGCCGGATCGAATCGTTCGGCGTGACGATGACGACGCTCGGACGATCGATCGAGCTGGCGCGAGGCGAGTACGACCAGGGTCAGCACGACCACGCCGACGACCAGCTCGGCGCCGACATCCGCGGCATGCTCGTCCGGTCGGACGTCGCGCGCGATCTCGTTCCCGATCGGGCGCTGCTCGGCGCGGACGAGGGGCTCGATCTCGGCGTGCGCGCCCGCCTCGGCGGGAGAAGGGTCACGCTGGCGCCGGCCGCGCGCGTCGCCGTCTGGCCGGTCGGAACGTCCTCGATCGCCCAGGCGTACCGCACGCGCGTCGCGCAGCTGCACCGCCGTCTCGCGTACGCGCCCGCGCTCCTCGTCCCCGTCCACTGGATCCTGCTGCTGCCGTTCGCCGTGTGGGCGACCGTGCTCGCGCTGCTCGCGAAGCGGCCCGCCCGGGTTGCACCCGAATGGATGGCGACTCTGACCGTCATGGTCCGCATCGTCTCGATCGCGCGTTCGTGGCGACGCGTGCGGCGGTTCCGCACGGGTGGATGGAGCCAGATCGATCCGCTGCGCCTGACGCGCACCGAGGTGCGCGAACACCAGCAGGCGACCGACGAGCGCCGCGACGCCGTGCGCTCGCCGCTGCACTTCTTCTCCGGCGGGGGAGCGTGGGCGACCCTGGCCGCGTTCGTCGTGAGCGTCGCCGCGTTCATCGCGCTACTCACCTGGCCGGCCGTCGGCGGCGGCGCGCTGTTGCCGCTGCGGAGCACCGTCGCAGGGCTCTGGGCCGATGCCGCCTACGGACTGCGCCCGGAGGGCGCCGCGCACGTCGGCGCTGCGGATCCATTCGGGACGGTCATCGCACTCGTCGGATCCCTGTGGCCGGCCGCACCGACGTACGCGCTCGTGCTGTTGTGGCTGCTGGCGCTGCCCCTCGCGGTGCTCGGCGCGTGGTTTGCCGCAACGCGCGTCGCGGTGCGGCCCGTGGCGCGCCTTGCGCTCGCCCTCGCGTGGGGCGCCGCGCCGCCTCTCTGGGATGCCCTGGCCGGAGGCCGTCCCGCCGCCGTCATCGCGCACCTGCTGCTGCCGTGGCTCCTGTTCGCCGGCGCGGCCGCGCACCGCTCCTGGACCACCGCCGGCGCCGCCTCGCTGCTGCTCGCCGGCGTCGTCGCGTGCGCGCCGTCGCTGGCTCCCGCCCTCGGTCTGCTGTGGATCACGGCGCTCGTCGTCGCGATCGTGCGCGCCCGGCGCGGTATCGCCCGCATCGTCTGGCTCGTGTTCCCGACGCTTGCGATGTTCGCACCTCTCGCGGTCGAGCAGATCGTGCGCGGCACGCCGTGGGCGCTCTTCGCGGATCCCGGCGCCGTCGCACCCTTCGGCCACGGC
This genomic interval carries:
- a CDS encoding glycosyltransferase; the protein is MPAPVQVVLVTRSSPAAASRFERALAALRAQTMSIAGLTVVVCGDTEPLRAAVDASGADVAVHAPERVSFAGAVETALPRTPEGCHIWLLDDAAVPEPDALARLTAALERQPSVAIAAPKLVRAGDRRRIESFGVTMTTLGRSIELARGEYDQGQHDHADDQLGADIRGMLVRSDVARDLVPDRALLGADEGLDLGVRARLGGRRVTLAPAARVAVWPVGTSSIAQAYRTRVAQLHRRLAYAPALLVPVHWILLLPFAVWATVLALLAKRPARVAPEWMATLTVMVRIVSIARSWRRVRRFRTGGWSQIDPLRLTRTEVREHQQATDERRDAVRSPLHFFSGGGAWATLAAFVVSVAAFIALLTWPAVGGGALLPLRSTVAGLWADAAYGLRPEGAAHVGAADPFGTVIALVGSLWPAAPTYALVLLWLLALPLAVLGAWFAATRVAVRPVARLALALAWGAAPPLWDALAGGRPAAVIAHLLLPWLLFAGAAAHRSWTTAGAASLLLAGVVACAPSLAPALGLLWITALVVAIVRARRGIARIVWLVFPTLAMFAPLAVEQIVRGTPWALFADPGAVAPFGHGPTWAAAAGMLDPDAWTRALAGFGIDLDLAPWVPLATVPLALLALAAPTTRRPGAALVALFAAALGSITAVADLALRLVTFDGAAVAVWPGTAVSLGWLGLATAAAITIEHLPRQRATATAVAVVCVGVAILPQLTALHRGDTQLHAGETSTLPAYVSAEARADRAVGTLVLTPVSDGSVRAEVVWGISETLGGASTFAATAPSATREDQELADVAANVISGSATSVTQPLSDIGVSFVLTRETAAPQNAEQRVMTLTAHASMDQRAGFVRVGETPRGVLWRVDGDISEREGLTGGEATTAWLISAGQIAAGTIALLLAIPTTRTREFTRMEPRIVGRRREEST